One Phocoena phocoena chromosome 5, mPhoPho1.1, whole genome shotgun sequence genomic window, ATCTGGGACTCAGAGGCTCACAGGGTAACTCCGTCTGCCCTGTTGCCCCCCTGCTCCTATTAATGCCCCCCCAATCCTTCTAACACTTGTTCCATGCCCCATTCTTGCTTTCACCTGTAGTAAGAGGTACTAACGATGATAGTTAACACTGGTTAAAGGGGTGATTCTTACCACACACACCAGCTGTGAAGGGACTTGTGGGCAAAACCTACTCAAACATCAAAGAGTGGCCTGGCTCTCCTTCTGCACAATAAACTAGGATTTAGAGGACCACTTCTGAAAGCATGTCAATCCAACTGGAGCACCGAATAATGGGTTTAGTTTCCAACGAGCTGGTTCCCTATACCTGGTCACAGGCCACACCCCAAAATCTAGTCACCAACAAATCTGCCATCTGTGGCCGAAGATGGACTGGGCCAGAGTGGATGGGCCAAACTGTTACAGAGAAACCCCCTCTAAAGAGCAGAACTTCTGGCTGCGCAAGGATTATGACACACAAAAGACTGTTTCGACTGTTCCTGGATGAAATACTACAATTCACATGTACATTAAACCACGCAAAAAACTAACCCACAAAACCCTCTAATTGAAAATGTGTAGAAGTGATGTAGTTAAAACAACTGCTTTCTAGTCTGaccaagttatttatttttgttttgttttgtttttttgcggtacgtgggcctctcaccattgtggcctctcccgctgcagagcacaggctccggacgcgcaggcccagcagccatggctcacgggcccagccgccccgcggcatgtgggatcctcccggactggggcatgaacccgcgccccctgcatcggcaggcagacgctcaaccactgagccaccggggaagcccccaagttATTTTCTGACctgtcacatttaaaaatattttcactaccACAAATTTAGAACTTGGgacaagaatatattttattttctcatataagttctaccaaaaatatatttttttcttaacttaaaaATACAGCTTTGGAAAGCAAAATTTGAGCTGTTATAATCATTATATGTTTTACAAACAGTTGTGAAAAGAGAAGATCAACGGAATGGATtcgatttttaaatataaaaatgttcattttaaaagctTGACCTTGTCCTTTAATAACTTCAAGGTAGGGTTCTTGCTGATTTTCTTGTTAAAGATGACCAGGAGTTCCTCTTCAGATTTGTGATGTTCATTTGTCACTGCATAATACTGAGCTAAAACCTTCACAAAGGAAAACAACTGTCAAATGGGTGTATTTGTCCTGAAAATTGACCTACCATGTTCTTTCTCTGACCCACAATAAGGCCGACAGTGACAAATGAAAGAACCCAGGTACTGGTTACACAGGGTGTCCTGCTCGTGACAATTCATGTAGCTGTACACGTGTGAGCACTTGGCTGCATGTTTCAGACACTGATAAAAAgttacaatgagaaaaaaacattgtTCTGCAATAATCAAAAGACAGCAACGTATCTAGAGcagtaattttcatatttaatgtAGGCTCTGCTCTGGCTGAGGAAGCGTGGATGGGGTCTGGCTCTATCCCTTCCCCACAAGCCCCGAGGGGCTAAAAGGAGCAACTTGAAAGTCActgagacacacacatacacactacagTATTTCAGatttagaaaaacagaacaaaactgtgtattttaaaataaagaactgatTCTCCCCAGCTTATATATACCTGGTTCATACTTCATACCTTTTTCCTTAGCTTTTTGATTGTTATTTCGTTGTCTGGGGCCTGTTTCAGAACAGCTTTAATAGTTCCCTTCCAGTTGAATTTACCTACGATATAGAGAATTATATGTAAAACACTGTATTTTGTTGTACTACCAAAAGGGTTAAGAAACCATTTCTGCACCATCTATTTGCTGCTACCCAGGAATGAAGAAGCCCAGAAAGGACAGGATGCCACAGTACCGTGCTGCAGACACCTGACCTGTCCAATCACAGTGGCCGAGAAGCGCTGACTACCATCCACAGAACTCATTCTTAGAGTGAGCAGGTTAACTAAGTACCATTAAGTACCACCGTCCTATAAATTCCTATAAAAAGATAGGGCTTGTATCTAATGAACTTAAGATTTACTAAGGATCCACTAAGATCAAGGGGCTTTCTAAGCACAGTAGGCAAGGCAAAGAAGAGCAAAAGGAGCTGAACCTTGAACCAGAGAGGACAGAGGACAGCCACAAATAATTACTGTCAGCAGGTTAGGACTCATCTCGGGAACCTCTGCTTCTGGGGAGATGAAGACATGTAGGCTGAAGATACATaatgctaatgaaagaaatcaaagatttaaatacaCGGAAAGACATGCTATGTTCATGGCGTAGAAGACTCAATGCAGTAAAGTGATCAATTCTCCCCAGATTGATATACAGCAATTCctatataaatcacagcaagattctttgcAGACATAGGCGAGATTATTCTAAATcttctaattttgaaaaagaataaagcgaGAGGAATAAGCctacccaatttcaaaactttggCTATAACTACTCTAGTCAACAATGTGTGGTGGAGGGACGGATACACAAACCAATGAAACAGAACCCAGAACAGAACTACACAAATATGCAAAAGCAATTCACTgagggaaaagacagccttttcaacaaatggtgtggACCAACTGGACACTGATGAGCAAAGAAATGAACATTGAAGCAAGTCTCATacctcataaaaattaactcaaaatggatcatggacttgGGTGTAAAAAtctaaaactgtaagacatttcggaaaaaaacagaaaaaaagtctttGGGATTTAGGGCTGGCAAACAGAGTTCTTAGATGACATCAAAAGTTATCATCTCTTAAAGGAAAAACTGACAAATGAGGcttcatcaaaatcaaaaacttctgctctacaaaaagatactgttaagaggATAAAAGGACAAGCTACAGACTGAACAAAAacttgcaaaccacatatctcaCAAAGGACTAGtacttagaatatataaagaactctcaaatctcaacagttaaaaaaaaaatcaaacaatccaattagaaaatgggcaaagaacgaGAACAGACAATTTAATGAAGAGATAGACAAACGggaaataagtacatgaaaagatattcaacgtCATTAGggatatacaaattaaaaccactgtgAGCTATTACTACATACCCATTGAAatggctgaaataaaaaacagtaacaccaaatgctggccaGGGTGTGGGGAAACTGGACCCCTCACACATTGCTGGAGGGAATATTAAACGGTACAGCCACTCTGAGAAAGTTGGcagtttaaaaaactaaacatgcaactaccgTACGAGACAGCCACTGCACTCCTGAGCATTTGTTCCAGAAAACATGACGCATGTCCACAGGAAAACCTGTACATgcactttattcataataaccctgaactggaaataacctagatgtctgtcaacagatgaatggataaccaaATTGTGGTACATTCACACCAGGCCACTGCTCACAATGAAGAGGAATGGATTATTGAGATGTGcagcaacctggatgaatctcctgAGAACAATGCTGAGTGAAAagagccaatctcaaaaggttacagACTAAATGATGCCATTTATGTCACattctgaaattataaaattatagaaatggagaggTAAACGGAGGTAAACGGACATTGTTGACCTCTGGGGtaaaggagggggtggggcgaGAGGAAAGTGGGCGTGGCTATAACAGGGCAGCAGGAGGGTCCCCGTGGGGACGGGAATGTTTGTCTCTTGACTGTACAAGGTCAACGGCCCAGTGGCGTTCTGTACTACAGTTGATATCAGCCTAGGAGGAAATGGGGTAAAGGCTACAGAAGGACCCGTaagtctgtattatttcttacaactgcacgtgaatctacaattatctcaaaactgaaaatttaacttaaaaaaaaaaaagagaagcttcACATAATCAAAGTTACAAGCTAAGAAATCTAACCCAACTCGGGCAGTTACTGAAGTTCTGTGAATAAAGTCTTGATTCCTATCACGTCCTCGGGCCTGTTCTTGACTGGCAGGACCCTAGGGAGTGCTCTAGGCCTGAGCAGTGGGAACAGCTCTGCGGAGGGGGCAGCGCTTAAGCGGAACCTTGGAGCTGACAAGTGCGCACTCTGGCTGAGGGACGGGGTGGCCGTGGGGCTCCGAGCGCGGGGACAGCAGGGACAGACCCAGAGACGGGAGGAGGAACAGCCAAGCCCGGCTGGACTTCAGGGTACTTCTAGGAGAGGATGAGAGGCAGGGACAAGGAAGCAGGGAGAGCGAACAGGGCCTCAGAACCAGGGTTCATTTTAAGTTCCAAAGATAACACACGTTTCCAATCCAGACAGCTTTACATTCCATCCTCAAAGCTGGACAGACCCTGTACGACTGACTCACACAGCTCTCGCTCATTACTTAGCAGTTACACCCTAGGGAATGGATTTTGCTTCAAGTTCTTCCACATGCCTCCGGAAAACATTCCACGTGCCTCCGGAGGGCAGGACCTTGGGACAGGCccagctctcctcctcccccagcctaaAGAGGGTAGAGCTTCCAAATGATGGTAGCCATACCTTTTGCAGGAGCCTCATGGTTTTCCGGTTCTCCGTCCTCAGAATGTCCGGGGAGCTTaatctttttcttcttagaaTCTGCTTCAACTAAGTAattagaaagatttaaaaaaatatttcgcATTTATACTAGCGGCTACCATTTAATGAGAGGCCTACATGGTCAGGCCCCTCACATCCATCACCCTGCTCATTCCCCAAGCACCCCAGCCCCGTGGGGTTTCTCCTCCAAGGCAGATGAAAAATGGGCAGTTGCAAGGTGATGGCACCTGCCCAGACTAAGTCCAGGACGGCCTGATCCCAAATCTTATGCTCTTTGCTTTACGTGGTTCAAAATGCAAGGTCTAACAGATTTTAGACATCCCAAACTCACAGCTTAAAAAGTAtttaacaggggcttccctggtggcgcagtggtagagagtccgcctgccgatgcaggggacacgggttcgtgccccggtccgggaagatcccacatgccgcagagcggctgggcccgtgagccatggccgctgagcttgtgcgtccggagcctgtgctccggaacgggagaggccacaacagtgagaggcccgcgtaccgcaaaaaaaaaaaaagtatttaacaaaccctggggggcttccctggtggcagagcgattaagaatccacctgccaaagcgggggacacgggttcgagccctggtccgggaagatcccacatgccgtggagcaactatgcccgtgcgccacaactactgagcctgtgctctaggacctgtgggccacaactgctgaagcctgagcacctagagcccgtgctccgcaacaagagaagccaccacaatgagaagctcgtgcaccacaacgaagaggggcccccgctcgccccaactagagaaagccggcacgcagcaacgaagacccaacgcagccaaagataaacaaaaataaataaataaatttataaaaaaaacaaaaaacacaacaaaacaaaaaacaaaccctggAGCATAAGCTAGCCACAAACCTTCTGAatgcttctgctttcttttccctAGACTGGTTTTTGTCTCCCCTTCCCGCTCCGCGCCTCCATCCACCGCCCCGTCCTGGGTGCACTCAGCCTTGCTCCTCTTCCTCTGGCTCTTATTCCCTGCAGAGCCGGCGGCCTCGAAGACGGCCTCCCCTGCAGCCTCCTGCTCGGCCTCCTGTCCTGCTTTGCGCTTCTTAGGCTTCTGACTCTTTGAATTCTCTTGGtggttttctaattttagttctttcttttccttttttctcttcttctgccgtccttccttcctttctctcttactCTTCTTCATCTCTGCTGGCTCTTCCATGCTGTCATTTGCTTTGGAGGACGCGACCTTGGCGTTGTTCTCTGCACATGGTTTGGTCGCTTGCTCCAGCGGCTGCTGATCTTGCCCCTTACTGACTGGTTCCTTATTGTTAAGCGAAACCAAGAAACACATAAATACTCATTCCAGACACATATCATCTCATGTATCTACTGAATAAATTCTCCTAAGGAAATTTTTATTACTTACCATTTTACAACTGTGACTCCCACCAAAATAGTTAACATGTGGCAGTAAgtatacaaaaatggaaaaaactacCCACAGCCCACATTCCTCTCTGCACTTAACATTTTCATTCCACTGGAAAAGTGAAGAATCCGTATGCCACGTAAAAGCCAGACCTTTAATTCTGGCTCGCTCTTTGCCTTTTAGGTAGAAGATGAGCATGTAGGTGTGGCAGAAACCACCAGATTATGCATctgcagacctgggttcaagttccagcTCTGTTCATTACTAGCCAGGTAACTCAGGGCAAGTTATTTACCTGCTCCAaacctatttcctcatctgtgaaaagacAGTTAGTGATATCTACCTGATACAGTTCATGTacgaataaaatgagaaaagcgATGCTCAGTAAAGCAGCCAGATGTACGGGAAGAGTTTTGTAAACTACTGGGTACTAGACAGAGGTGCTGTTATCATCATCAGTGTTTAGATTGATGGTTACCCTTAGCGGACAGTCAGGGACACCTGGACAGGTATAAAGTGGAGAGTAAGGAACCATGGAAATGTGAGCTGGAATAAGATAAACTTCCCATTTACTACACCACCTTATTCAAACCAGCAcacagattgttttaaaaaatgacttcagCAAAGCCAGCCCCATTGCCTGCTGTCGTCTGACTATAAATATGCTGCAGTCTCTAGGCCTGCCCTTTCTCAagaaaggatgtggagcaattcACTGAACTGCTCGGGGAGCCCTGATGCATCTGGAGGGACAGGGGCTGGCGGCTCCTGGGCTGCTGCAGGTGTGGTGGACAGTCCGAGGCCAGGGCCCACGTTCCATCTCTGTTAGTTAACGGCCAGGTGACTGGCACAAGTCACCGCAGTCCTCCTCCCTTGAGAGGCGAGGCCACAAGGGGGGAATGCTGCCCCCAACCTGGACCAAATGAAGGACTGGCTTTCACTGACAAACAAGAACTCTACTGAGCTCCCGCCTCGGGCAACCCTTAATGCCCAGCCCCCGGCTCAAAGAGTAGCATTTAGGATATTAATACTAAAGATTAAATAGTTGGAGTTTTCTCAGCAGCAGTTGGGAGAAGTCAAGTCGTCCGTGTACATGCGGGCGAGGCAGGGGATGAGTTCAGAAAGGATCTCAGGAGGAAGAGGGACACCCTGTCCTACAAGCTCCTTCCTAGGGTACAGTGTGTAGTGAGCGTGATCACAACAGGGTCTGAGCGCCGCAGCCCTGAGACCGACCCGTTCAGCTAAGTCTCTAGCTGCTGCCTCGCCTCCACTTCCAAACCAATCCCCCAGCTACTGCAAGAAggcggagagagggaggggagagagcgaggaaaggaaggagggagggagacacacatTCACCCGCCCAGCAGCTACTCaataaatgagtgaacaaatTCACTCCCCATCTACTTCCTATTTCATTCCAGGCTCTCCTCCAACGTGGTCCCCTCAGGGACGACTTCACTGACTCTCTCCTGACAGAGCACCCTCCTTTACTCTCTGCCCCGTCTCCTGCCTCCCATTGCTTCCTGGCCCGTATCACTACCTGACACCATAGCATCAACCCTTATACgcagctgtctgtctgtctcccccactagaataCAGCTCTGGAGGGCAGGACTTGGGCCTGAGGATGGCTGCGTCCACAGTGACCAGGTGCGATGCACACCAGGGTACAGAGGGTGTTGCAGCTGAGGAGAATATAAAGTCTCCAGCCCAACACCTCCGGGGCCTCTGAACTGTTTGCACCACAGTCTCTAGGCACGTGCTGGGACATTTACTGCACAAAGGCAATGCAATAACAAGCCTCGTTTTACAGAGCTCAGAGTTTACCACGAGCTGCTTACTGGTTATTTTATTTAAGTCTTAGTATGTtcacagctttaaaaaggaaagtggaaaatccttttttttttgaactctGGAGTTAAACTaagtaattttaaacttttgattcttagttaaaatgtaaataacctttaaaaagcaGGTGTCACATAACTGCCAATTAAATGATTGGTTGTAAGGTTTCAAAGGCCTAGTTTGTACGTTTGGAGACAAACGCTAGATATACTGCCAAGAGAAAGTTTCATTTTTATCCCAATTTGTGGCCAAAACTATTCTCTCTACATAAAAAAGCAAATCAATTGTTGACAAGGTGACTAGAATAAAAGACCAGTCAGACCccactgtttttttttgaaacacTAACAATATGTCTCCAGATGGGACTTATGCTCCAAGTAGGAGCTAAGTGCAACTGaattaatgagaaaaatgtttaacaatatAACCAAGAATGTGCCTACAAGATATCAAAGTAAGACTCTCTGCATGTGTATTCCACGTCTGGGGCCTCTCTGATCAAACCATTTTGACTGAAGGTGGTTGACTCATTTACTCCAATGACTTCTACatccagcagaaggaaggagaccAGCACTTACCAAGTGCCCCCTACCTGCTGGGCATGAGCTGGGATGCCTGTATACCCTCATTTGCCTTCCGTGACCCCTCACCCCACACCTAAAAGAACACCTAGTCATCCTCTCTGTCCTCaccctgtttatttttcttggtggCACTATCACACctgagatattttctattttttgtttgggGCCTGACACATATCAGGTACCCAGTAAGTACTGAGTATAAACACCCACTTTTATTTAAGATAAGGAAacttaggctcagagaggttaaataacatgCTCAAGATCAAATGCTTGGCAAACAGCATAGCAGGGATTCAAACCAGGTCTGTCAGAAACCCGAAGGTCCTGTTCTTTCTAACACTTCCCGCTGCCTGATTTCTAAGCGGATCAATTCATGTTAGCTGGTACCATTAT contains:
- the LYAR gene encoding cell growth-regulating nucleolar protein; translation: MVFFTCNACGESVKKIQVEKHVALCRNCECLSCIDCGKDFWGDDYKNHVKCISEDQKYGGKGYEGKTHKGDVKQQAWIQKINELIKRPNVGPKVRELLGQISGFDNVPRKRAKFQNWMKNSLKVHNESILEQVWNIFSEASSNEPVSKGQDQQPLEQATKPCAENNAKVASSKANDSMEEPAEMKKSKRERKEGRQKKRKKEKKELKLENHQENSKSQKPKKRKAGQEAEQEAAGEAVFEAAGSAGNKSQRKRSKAECTQDGAVDGGAEREGETKTSLGKRKQKHSEVEADSKKKKIKLPGHSEDGEPENHEAPAKGKFNWKGTIKAVLKQAPDNEITIKKLRKKVLAQYYAVTNEHHKSEEELLVIFNKKISKNPTLKLLKDKVKLLK